TTCTTGCTCAAAACTTGTTGTGGGAGAGGCTGTAGACTCGTGAATTTCACCAAAAATCTCACCGGATGCTGCGGCTGCAAATAAACTTTCTTCTAACGCTTTTGCGACATCCTGTTCAACTACAATATCAAATTCTGGCTGTGGTTCTGCTTCGGCTTCCTGGTTCCAGAAGTTGCTCAAATCGTCATCTGTCTGAGACACCTCTGTTGCTGTTGTAGGCGGTGCATCAAATAAATCACTAATTTCTGGTTCCTGGGTAGGCAGTATTGTATTTTCTTTTAGCTCAGCAAACAGATTATCCGCAGACAAGGCATCTGGCTGGGATATGATAGACTTTAATTCTTCGTCGTCACCAGGGGTTATTTCCTGTAAATTATCTACATTTGCAGTTTCTATAAATAATTCATCATAACTGCTTTGTTGGTTCGTAGATAGTTCGCCATTGATAGTATCCTTGGTTTCTGGTTGACTGACTTCGCTTACAGGTAGTGTTTCATTTTCATCTAGCGCTATTGCCAATAAATCGTTGATTATATCTTTTGGCAAAATCTCCAAAGACTGGTGTGTTTCGCTAGAGATTTCTGTAAATTCCTGTAAGAGTTCGGGAGGAATTCCAGCAGATGTAGGTAAATTTAGCAGTTCAGAATTTTCTTTTTCGAGGAAGTTGTCGCCAAATAAAAGATTTAAGTCTTCTGCTGTAGTCGCACTGTTTTGAGGAGTATTGTTGCTTTTATCCTCATCAAATGAGAGAAAATCTGCTAAATCGCTATCAACATCATCAATATGATTTTTTTTCAGTTCAATTCCTAATTCCCTGACACCATTAATATCTAAAACTTCTTCTTGTTGCCAGGTTTCATCAAGTTCAGGAGTCTCGCCTTCAAACAAATCAGCAAGTGTATTTAACTCAGCTAATCCTACCTCAGGCCCATGATGGTCAGTACTTCTGCTGATGATAAATGCATCATTTTCACTACCAAACAAGAGATTGGCAGTGACATCCCCAGTAACAGCATTTTCTGTGACAACATCGGGGTGAAGTTGCTCGGTTATTTCTGTGAGGCTAGTTACACTGTCAGTTGGCTGTGCAACAGTAGCATTACTGTGAGAATTATCTTGATCAGATGTTGGTGCTGACGCAGTTGATGGTTCTGTGACTGTAGCTAACCGTTCATCCAGCAAATCTGTGGTTATTGTGAACAAATCAATTTGTGGAAAGGTTAAGAGTCCTTCTAATTGCTGACTAATTACAATCTCAGTTTCTCTACCTTGAAGAACTAATTCCTGAGCTTGCTTAATTTCGGTAATGACGATTTTGGCTAAAGTCAAATAGGTATTGTCAGGATTAGCGATCGCATTTGCTGCTGCTTGGCATAAACTACACCAATTGGATAAATTCCATGTCTGGCCGAGTTTGACTAACTGCTGACAGCATTGCTGAAGATTTTGCCGTGATTCGGGTGTTGTTTTTTGCTTAAATGATTGCAACATCTCCCGCAATGCTTGTAACACCTGGGTTTGAAACTCACCCGCATTCACATTTTCTCTGGCGGGGGCTGGTGAACCTGCTGCTGGGGATGGCAAAGACTTGAGTATTTCTGTGGAAGTATCGTCTTCTAGAGTCAGATTATCCGGTCGCAGGAAAATCTCCGTGAGAGTACTGACGCTATCGGTTGGAAATGGCTGTATTTGTGTTGCAGTATCGCTGCCACTGTTTCCTTGTTTGACTAATAAATCCAGATGCTCATAGAGCCATTTAAAAACTGGCTCTGCTTCTGACATGAGAGTACTAGCAGCCTCTTCCGATAGACCAAACGGCCCACTCAAATGCTCTAACAGCGACTTGAGGGTATCGGACACACCGAGAAATAAAGACTCTAACTTTTGGTCAATTTGAACCGGATGCTCTTTGAGAACCTTAAAACAATCTTCCAGACGGTGGGAGGTATGCTGGATGCTAGTTAAACCAAGCATTGCCGCTCCTCCTTTAATGGAGTGAGCCGCCCGGAAAACTTCATTGACCATTTCCGGGTCGTTCAAGGTACTTTCAAGATTCAGCAACCCCTGCTCAATCGTGTTCAGGTGGTCTCTTGCTTCTTCAATAAAGTAACCCAAAATCCGCTGTTGTTGTTCCGGCAGCATAGTTTTTTAGTCAAGAGTCATTAGTAATTAGTCAAGAGTCATTAGTCATTGGTCATTGGTCATTGGTCATTGGTCATTGGTCATTAGCAAATAACAGCGGACAAATGATAAAGGACAAATGACAAATTACCTTGTTTCCAAGGTTTCCAAGCGGAAACGTTCAACGGAGGCGATTAAGCCACGGGATACACCCACCAAGTTTTGTAGCGCACCAGAAACTCGCTGCGCTTCTTGGGAGGTTTCTTGGGCCGTTAATTCCACTGATTGCATGACATGAGCGACGGCGCGGGAAGTTTCCGTTTGTTCTACTGTGTCGCTGGTAATTGAGCGCACAAGGATATCGATACGATTCGCTACTTGAATGATATTCTCTAGCGATCGCTTGGCTTCTTCTGCCAATTTTGTGCCTTTAATTACCTGTTGTGTGCCTTCTTCCATCGCGGTCATCACTGAGCCTGTTTCGCTTTGGATTTGCATCACAATTTGTTCAATTTCCTTCAAGGATTTAGCAGATTTATCAGCTAATTGCCGCACTTCATCTGCCACAATTGCAAACCCACGTCCGGCTTCTCCTGCTCGTGCCGCCTCAATACTAGCATTGAGTGCTAGCAAGTTGGTGCGGGAGGCAATTTGAGAAATTAACGCCACAATTTTAGAAATTTCTTGAGAAGATTCTGCTAATCGCTTCACCTTCCTGGTAGTTTCAGCTACAGTTTCTCTAATTTCTAAAATACCTGCCACAGTATTTTCCACCGCTTCTCCACCTTTGAGGGCGATGGTGCTGGCATCACGAGCCACAGTTTCTGCTTCCCGCGCTGCTTCAGCTACCCGTTGAATCGAGTCAGTCATTACCTGCACAGAATTTAAAGTGACTGCCAACTCTTCTGCTTGCCGCAAAGCATCACTAGATAAGGCTCTAGCAAAGGTTTCCGAATTGGTTGCACCTTTAGTAACTTCTTTGGCTGCCACTTTTACCTGTTGTACAATATCCCGCAAGTTTTGAATTGTCAGGTTAAAAGCATCAGCAACGGCTCCCAGTACGTCAGCTGTAACTTCAGCTTGGACTGTTAAATCTCCTCTAGCAGCGCCTTCTACATCGTCCAACAAGCGAATCACTTGGCGTTGCAAGTTTTCTTTGGCTTCCTCTTGTTCATCGGCTTTGCGTTGGGCTTCATTGGTGGTGGTGAAAATTACCCGCGCCATTTCATTAAAGCCAGTGGCTAACATTCCTAATTCATCTTCGGAATACACCGTGGCTTGAACATTCAGATTTCCTTGGCGGACTGCATCAAACTGAGTTTGCAAATCCCTGGTTGTGCGGCGAATTTGCTTGAGTGTGAGGTTGCCCATGAAGGCGGCGGTAGAAAACCCAGCAATGCCCGCTGCCAGTGACATGGCCCAGCCTGTATTCCGTACTGATTCCCGTTGTTGGGGTGGAGAAAAGCTGGTGGCTGCGAAGCTGACTGTGGCTACAACTAGGGCTGAGAAAGCGCCTACTGTACCAGCAACGAACCAGGGTTTGGTGTCTAGGGAGGCATTTTCTAATGGTGCTAACCAGCCCTGTTCAACACTGACAGTGGGTTCTAGCTTCGAGGCATCGCTTTGGGTAAAGACTGGCATTGGCTGTTGTGCGCCAGTATGGGAGCCAGTAATGGAAAACAGTTCATCATCGCGATCGCTTGCTCCATCTTTAGCGCGTGTCTTGCCACCCGTTTCCATAGCCGGGGAAAGCATTGTCACGTCACCAAAGCTAGAGTCTGCATCTACCAAGTCAAACCCAGGAATATTTCCTAAGTCGTCGAATTCCTCAAAGTCGTCTAAGAATTCGATGTTGCTTTTAGAATTTTGTTTGTTTGGTATGCTGTTACGGTCTGCATCAGTTGAGAATTCCTCTGAGCCAAAGGCAGACTCAAATGCTTCAAAATCAAAACCTTCATCACTATCAAAGTTATTTGGCTCTGCTGTTAAATCTGCTTTCACCTGCTGGTCTTTCAAAGATGATTTTTCCTTTACAGATGAGGGGACTTGTGAAAAATTTTCTTGCTCTTCTAGTCGCTGCACCCGATTACCTGATTCTGATTCAGATAAATTATTTGGACTACTGGATTTGATTGTATTTGTTTGTGTAGAATCATTTTTTAATTCTTGTTTGGTGAACAGTAAAGTTTCATCTTGCAGACTATTCATTTTCAAGTCCAATCTTGGACTACTTGGCTTTTGGTAATTTTCTTCTACCAAATCTGTTTCCAATTTATTACTGCTAGGCGAATTATTTTCTCCAAACGGTGATTCGATACTATTATTAATTGGTGAATTTTCACTAGTGTTATTGCCACCATTATCTAGTAAATTACTATTATTTTCTGGCTGATCAACATTTTCTTCCTGCCAAAAAATAGGTAACTCTAATTCTGTTTGCTTCTCCCAGACGTTGGCGTTTGACTCTTGTGCATCTAAGGGTTGATTCAAAGCAAAAGGGTCATCGCTCAAAGATTCTGAATAATCTAGGGTTTTATTAAACGAACTACTAAACGAACTACTATCTGTAGAGATTTCAAACGGACTACTACTGGATAGGTCTTCTATATCCACAGCTTGTTGTTGATCATCAAAGGAATTCAAATCAAAGCTGCTGCTATCCAAGTCCCCAAACGTCCCTAAATCTTCTAATCCTAATTCGCCAGAGTCAAGATGATCAGATATCTCTGTAAAAGTTGCTGGCTTTTGCGAACTATTATCTACAGCAGCAAACTGTCCTTCTAAGGATTGTTGGTATTGAATGACGCTTTCAAGACTATTATTGGCTAAATCAATAATTTCTTGATTGTCAGTCAACTGCAAAACTTTTTGATATTCTGCTTTAGCTACATCATATTGCTGCAAAACGTAGTAGATATGACCTCTTAACAAATGGCAATTGGGGTCATCTGGTACATTTTGCACCACCTGATCGACTAAATTGGCCGCAACTTCATAGTTTTGTTGCGCGTAGGCTGTACAAGCCTGCTGATATATTTCGAGGTAATCATCTATACTTGCTGCCATTGACTCTCTCCCAATTTCATCCTGCCCACCTTGCACTCCGTACAATTGCCATTTGATCGAGCAGTCGCAGACACTGGTTGTTTTTATCAGCCAATACCCACTCTCCGCGCAAAAAGGGAGCCATAGTATCTGGTAGATTTGTTGGTGGCATCAGATGCTGTACATCCAGCCAGTCCATACCACCGATTTGTTCTACTGCTAAGCCCACTATTGTGTCTTGTTCTTCAATAGCAATCACCGGAATTTCTGCTCGATCTGTGTTTAACGGAGCTGCTTCCCCAAGAAATTGACCCAAATCAGCCACCCAAATTACTCGACCTCGTAAATTTAGAGTACCCAAAAGTAAAGGAGAAGCATTAGGAATCGGGGTGATTCTATCAGGACTCAGTTCCATGACTTCTTTGATACCGGTTGCTGGTAGTGCAAACTCCTGATGCGAGGGTATGTAAAACCGCAAATGTAACTCACCCTCAGGACTTTCTACTTGTAATTCAGGACGGAAGTGGTCTTGACCACTGCCACTTAAAAAGTCCGGTTTGCTGACCATGTTGTTTTCATCCTTATCCTCGCAGTAGTTGTTTGACTGTTCCTACCAACTCTGTTGGCTGAAACGGTTTGGCTATGTAAGCGTCCGCACCTTGTTTCATGCCCCAGTAGCGGTCAAATTCTTCACCTTTGGAAGAACACATGACTACGGGGACATTTTGGGTTTTTGGATCGGACTTTAAGCGACGGCACAATTCGTAGCCATTCATCCGGGGCATGACAATATCCAATACCACTAAATCCGGAGGTGCAGTTTGAATGGCCTCCAATGCTTCTACTCCGTCACTGGCATGGGTGACTTTTAAGCCACTGGCTTTCAGGAGGTCTGTAATCATCTCCCTTTGTGCAATACTGTCTTCCACAATCAGAACTATACTCATAAATGCCTATCTACCTCCTGATGTAGACGTTCCTTTTTGGAACATTCCCTGATCCCCCGTAAGTATTTATTGTATAAATTAATTTTGGTAATTCCCTAATTTACTAGATAATAACGTTGTACTGGAGTTGGTTGATTCTGTGATAACATTTTTTACTCTATCTTTTAAGAATCAACAAGTCTTGTATCTTGTTTGTGTGGCTAAATCAGATTTTGCGTCTATATATTTTTCTACAAGCATCAGTAACTCAGTGTCACCAAACGGCTTGGTTAAATAATCTGTTGCCCCGACCATACTAGCTCTGACTCGATCAATAAATCCATCTTTACCAGTCAGCATAATAATCGGTACAAACCGAAATGCTGTGGATTGTCGCAGCATGGCACAAATTTCATAACCATCCAATTCTGGCATCGCAATATCGCATAAAATTAAATCTGGTTGTAGTCGAAAAATAAGACTAATGGCATCTAGGGGATTACTGAGAGCGATCGCTTCATAACCATGAGCTTTGAGGATAGACTCTACAGTCTCACCGATAGTTGTTGTATCGTCAATACATACTATCCGCAGAGTATGCTTTTCCTCCACTTCCATAGCGTCTGTGTGTGCCTTGGAGTTATTGCTTGCGGAATATACTAATTGCAGCCACCCCTGTTGTACGTATGGATATATCGCTTTCGCAACTGTCAAAATGTCTCGGTTGAGATAACGAGCTAGTTGGCGCAGCGATGTTTTACCATCTGCCCATTGTTGGAGTTTACTCACGGTTGCTGTTGGTAGTGAAGAATTGAGCTGCACTATGTCAGCTAGCATTGGTAATTGTTCGGGAGACTGAATGTGTGGATATAGTTGCTTCCACTCTTGTACTTGTTGCGTAATTTTAGCTACTAAAGGAGCAATCTCTAAGCTAGTTAATTGCGGAGCAAGTGCAGGCCCCTGAAGAAAAATGAAATTACCCTGGTGTAAACTCAGTAAATCAAAGAGTGTTTGATGCACTAAGTGGTGGATGATACTATGAGCTACCTTGGGGTTAATAATATTCCGCTCTAAGAGTGCCCAGATATATCCATATTCTGGCATACTCTGTAATCCTAGTGAGGCAAGTTGCTTGTCTTCGAGCCGCATTTCAACTCGGTAATGGCGTAAGTAATCGTCAATCCGCAACAAATTACTCTCGCCTTGTTGGCAATAGATAATTTGACCGTTGAGGAAAAAGACGAACCAAGACTGTTGTTTGCTGTTCGGAGAATGGCGAGGTCTGATTACTTCGTTGAGTATGAGTTTGTCGTTGTTGTGAAAGCTGGCTTCCACCAAAAGTTGCCCAGTTCGCTGCCCTAACTCAATCAATTGCAGGATACTGCGAATATCAATTTCACTTAAATTTCCCTGCATTTAGCTCGAAAGCGCTCCTTGTAATCCCGTTTGCATTCTTTAATCTCAAACAATATTAGCTATCCCAATTTGTCTGGTGTACTCAAAATCTTATTTCTTTTGTAACTAATCCTGATCAGGGGATACATTCAAATACAAACTGTAAATTTTCGTAATAGATTTTGACAAAGCTAGTGATACCACGGAAGCCATCATCACTGCCATCAGTAGAAAATATAAAGGCGCGATCAAATCGCTTTTATAAATATCAGAACCTGGTTAGCATCTATCAATAGTTTTGTCTGTCTTGTTTTCCCAAATTTAGGTGCATCATACCAAATTAGGATAGCTAATACTGTTTGAGATTCCATAATCTCAAAGGGTCGCGGCGACGAGTCCCCAACCAAATTCAAAATTGCTTTGGGAGTAATGCCGCTCCGGGATTGGGGATTGGGTATTGGGTATTAGGAAGATGTTCACAAAGGTAATGGTATGTTTTTGAAACCCCGTCCATAATCTTCCCAGTCCCCAAATTGGTATCAGACAGGTTGACAGAATTATCTCAGGTATATCCCAAAACACGGACATCAAGTACACAAAAGGACAAACGGTGTGCTGTATTTAGCAGAAGTACAAAAGCAGAAAGGCGGCTTACTCGGTGGTAGTTCCAAAACCGAACTGAAACTGCTAGCTTGTCAGCGAACCGACCAGAATTGGAGTACTGTGTCGGAAGAAGTAATTGCCGCTGAAGATGCAAGCAAATTAAATGATGGTGCGTTGGTACTGGTGGAAATGAATCCCAATCGTCAAGTGCAGCGGATTCAAGAAGCAGGACGACCATTAGTGAACATTTTGCAAAATTTTTCTCGCCAATTAGAAAAATTTAAGCTCAAGGAAGATGAGATTGACCAGTGGAAGCAGTCGTTGACGTTTCAGGCGCAAGAGATGAATCGCCGTGAAATGGATATGGAAGCACGTCTGGAACAGTTGCAACAAATGGAGGAAGAGTTTCAACAGCTGGAGTCGCAAAAACAGGAAGTTGATGCATTTCGTGAGCAAATTGAACAGTTGCAAGCTGAAATTGAGCGGAATCGCCAAGAACTAGAGGGAGCTTGGGAACATTTGCGGGGTGAGCAGCGCCGCTTTGAAGAACGACAAGCGGATTGCCAACAGGGGACGGTTTTGGATGAAGAGCAAAGTCGGGTGATGAGTGAGTTACTCGATCGGTTGTCTAATCGTGTTGCTCCTACGGAAACAGTGCGAGAGCATCTGCATTTTGCTTTGGAATTGGTGGAAAAACAGCAAGCTACTCTCAACTCACATTGGCAACAACTACAGGAACAACAAACTTTAGCAAATCAACAGCAACAGGAAGTTGATCGCCTTTCGCAAAGTTATAGCGATCGCCAAAATGCATGGCAACAAGCACACGATTTTCTCAAGCAGCAAACAGCCCAATTGCAAGTGAATACAGCAATTGTTGCTAGCAAGCAAGAATATGTCCAAGTAATCAAAGAGCAGTTGCAATATCAAGAACAGTTATATCAACAAATTTACTCGTTGGCTGCTACTTTTAGTGATGTGGCTCAGGGCGATAAAGTTGATGTAGAAGCTTTAGATAAAATGCCTTTAGAAGAACTGCAAAAGATAGTACAAGACTTGTTGGAAAAGTTAGAAATAGACTCTAGCTTTGTCCACGATCAAGAACAAGAACTGAAATATAAACAAGAAGCTATAGAAGAACTGCAAACTAAAATTAGCAAAGCACCTGACCATGACCAAATCAATTTAGAAATGGAACTGGCAGATGAAAAAGACCACTATGAAATGCTAAATTCCAGCTTGGTAGGACAACGCCGAATTATGCTACAGCGGCAGAAGTTGGCCAAACAACATCAAGCTGTATTGTTACGGCGGCAAGGACATACTGTTACTAAGACAGAAGAAGATAACCAAATTGATTTAAGCCCGGTTCTGTTGCAAATTGAAACCCAGCGACAACAACAGTCGCAAGAACTACAAAAGTTAGAACGTGAAATTGGGCAGATGTTGGCTGCTATTGAGCTAGATCAAGGAATGATTGATAATCAAACTCAAGAGCAACAAGAAAAACAGCAAGAACTCGAGGAGATAGAAGCAAAGTTGCTATCGTTGCGAACAGCAACTGCTGAATGTTGGGGTCGTGTGCGTCTCTATGAAGAAGCACTGCAACCAATTCAAGATTCTTTGGATGGTTTGCGGCATAAGTTGCAAGGAATCGGAGAATCTTTGGCTCATGTTCAAGAAACTGGTGATTATCAACTCCAAACTATTAGCGAAATGCGTCAGGCTCTCCAAAGTTTGATATGTCAGCCAGAATTGCTAGCTTCTTAGAAATTGGGGAGTTTGGAGTTAGTTGTCAGTTGTCAGTTGTCAGTTGTCAATTGTTTTATCTCCCTCATCCCCTTCATCCCCCTTGCTCCTCTGCTCACCTTACTTAGAGAGCAACTGTGCATTTAATGCTTTGGTGATGCGATCGCCTGAAAGTTCTAGGTGAGCTAATGTATAAATATCAAGGTTTTCACGAAATTGAAAGAGCCTTTCCTCAATAGCTTTTTGCAGTTGGCGCAATTCATACCAAGCTAGTGTCCGCCCATCTTCAGGCGCTTCAGTAGTACGCAACACCATTTCCAGCAAAATATTCAAATGTTCCCGTTGCAATGCACGGCGGATGCTAGAAATTGGCTTTGGTTCGCCTTGAGTTAAAATTTCTGTCCAGATGTCTTTTTGTAAGGTGTCAAACAGTTCTGGTATGGAAAGTGCTTCCCCAGGCAAGGTTTTTAATTCTATATCTTGTAAACGATTTAGCCTCTCGCTGTCTAGTAGCGATCGCAATACCGCACTTTGAAAGTTCAAAATACGTTCGTGAATGGGATAATCAAGGCGGTTGTTGGGTACAAAACTACCCCAATGTTGCCACCGCGATGGTGCTAGCTGATTCAGTAGTTGCGGTGAAAAACTAAAAGCATCTTCAGCAAATACATACTCTTGTAATTTTGTCAATGCCTGACGTTGTTTTGGTAGTGAAACTGGTACAAATGCCCAGGAAGTATCATCACTAGCATGGAGACGGCGAAACGATTGCCCACCAATATATTTAGATAGCAAGGTGGCGTTACGAAAATAGTATTGAAGTACTCTATTAAATAAGACGCGCAGGTTACTGTAGCTTTCTCCTTTTGATAGATAACCTTTGTCAAGACGCTGCCACATCACGCGGGCATTATCCATTTGCCACTGAGAATAAACTAGCACATCGCTACTCATGTCCCAAACATTTGCCAGGGGATTGATGTCCCAAATATCTTCATCTGTTGCGTAAGACAATTCTGGTTGAGGTGATACTAAAGCAATCTGTTCTAAAAAACTTTTTTCTGTTTCTGGAATGATTGCCTCAAGTAGCACTTGAGGGCTTCTTTTATAACCATATTCAATTGCCCATTCGTCGTAAGGGCCAATAACCTGAGGGAAATAGTCGCCTTGCTGTACTCCCTGTGGTGCTATATTCACCGGTAGATAGTCCATCACCGAACCGGCTAAACCTTTGGTATGAGTGATTTCAGTATTATTTAATTCTTCGGGCGCTAACATGGTGCTACCGTGAAAATTATGGCGCAAACCAAGCGTATGCCCGACTTCATGGGCGATGAGAGAACGCAAATATTGATGCACATAATCCTGCATCGCTTCAGTGTTGGGTGCAACGTTTTGCAAAAGTGATAATGTCAACGCCCCCATACTTGCCTGATCTGAAGATTCTATACCATAGCAGTGGTCAAAATCGCTTCGGGAAGTCAACTTTTCAGATGCGACAGTTTTGGGTAAATCTTCATAAATGCATTCGGAGGCTGGAGTAACGTTTTTATTGCCAAATCCTTTGTGGTTCACTCTTGACTCTACGTAGGTGCGATATACTTGCTGAATCGATCGCACCATATTGGCATCTACGATAATATCTGCATCCAAGATTTCCCCGGTGAGTGGGTTGACGCGCGTCGGGCCTCTGGCAAAACCTGCATCCAGAGAATTAAACCAACGAATAGTGTTATAGCGTACATCTGCCGGTTGCCAATCAGCATCATCTGGCATTTGTCGTACTTCAATAGCATTTTGGAATCCGGCTTTTTCAAATGCTTTGTTCCACATGAGAATACCTTCACGAATGGCGTTGCGGTACTCGAAAGGCACAGCATTTTCAATCCAAAAGACAATTGGCTTTTTGGGTGGAGATATGAGTACGTTAGGGTCGGATGGTTCGAGATGCCAACGATTAATGTATCTGACAAATGGTTCTGGGGCGTTATTATTAGAGAAATCTTTAAAAGCAGTAATAAAATATCCTACTCTGTCATCGGCAAGCCTGGGAATGTAACTGTTGTTTTCTCTTAGTTGAGAAAAACTGTAGTGTACCTTGAGACTCAGCGCCCTGCTATCGGGTAAGGTGACTAAATTGGTTTTTTCTGGTGATGAAAAACCGTAAATTGAATCAATTTCTATATTTTCAGGAAAGCTGTTGACATCACCAAAAAAAGATTTGCTTGGTTCTAAGCGATAATCAGCTTGCAAAGAGTATTTCAATAGAGGCGTTAATCCAGCCAAATCCTGCATCAGCAGGTTATCCAGGTTAATCAAAATATTTTTAGTGCGCGGATCAATACTGTCTATTTCGAGTGAATAAAGAACTGAGTCACTAAATGAACGAGCAAGCGATCGCTGTTCTGGTTCACTTGCATCTGTACGGAATTTAACATTACGCACAACAAAGTGCAAATTATTGTTTACTCGCCGGAAGTAGAAAAGAAAATCATCAAGAGCTAATCCACTATAAATATTACTTTCCCCAATGCCGGATTCTAATGTTACTGTAGCTAAGTAGTCTTTATTTAACTGTTCAGGTTTAATTTCCAAGTAAACTTGGCCTGAGTTTTCATTTTTATAAAGTGTGAAAAGCCCCTCTAGTTTCTCTGTTACTTTGACTATCTCATGAAACCGCCACCAATCTTCCTTTCTACTCTCACCAAAATTATTAGCACTAGCTAATTGTTCAACTACTGGAAGCTTATTTAGTCCTTGCAGATCAATATTTGCAAGTTGGTTAGCTTGTGCGTAACTATTTTCTAGTAATAAGTGATATAGCAATACTGTATAGATTGCTAATTTCGTTATCCAGTATTTCATCCTTTGGCTTTCCACCTGAAGCGGTTCTTGTGTTGGGGAAAAATGTGGATTCATGCGTCGTCTGCAAGTCTCCTAAATACTTAGGACTTAGGCACTGTCTAAATCCAACTCAGTACGACAATTGCTTGTCACCAGTGTAAACAAGGTCACTAACCTCAAAGTAGTGTGTCTTTAGATTGCTACTAGAGCTTTTCAGTAATTTTTCAATTGTCAGAACGATGTATTTCTACCTTACGGTAGATGTTTACTCGAACTAAAGATATATGTTTTTTTGAACTATATATTGTAA
Above is a window of Nostoc sp. UHCC 0702 DNA encoding:
- a CDS encoding response regulator, with the protein product MSIVLIVEDSIAQREMITDLLKASGLKVTHASDGVEALEAIQTAPPDLVVLDIVMPRMNGYELCRRLKSDPKTQNVPVVMCSSKGEEFDRYWGMKQGADAYIAKPFQPTELVGTVKQLLRG
- a CDS encoding purine-binding chemotaxis protein CheW is translated as MVSKPDFLSGSGQDHFRPELQVESPEGELHLRFYIPSHQEFALPATGIKEVMELSPDRITPIPNASPLLLGTLNLRGRVIWVADLGQFLGEAAPLNTDRAEIPVIAIEEQDTIVGLAVEQIGGMDWLDVQHLMPPTNLPDTMAPFLRGEWVLADKNNQCLRLLDQMAIVRSARWAG
- a CDS encoding zinc-dependent metalloprotease; this encodes MKYWITKLAIYTVLLYHLLLENSYAQANQLANIDLQGLNKLPVVEQLASANNFGESRKEDWWRFHEIVKVTEKLEGLFTLYKNENSGQVYLEIKPEQLNKDYLATVTLESGIGESNIYSGLALDDFLFYFRRVNNNLHFVVRNVKFRTDASEPEQRSLARSFSDSVLYSLEIDSIDPRTKNILINLDNLLMQDLAGLTPLLKYSLQADYRLEPSKSFFGDVNSFPENIEIDSIYGFSSPEKTNLVTLPDSRALSLKVHYSFSQLRENNSYIPRLADDRVGYFITAFKDFSNNNAPEPFVRYINRWHLEPSDPNVLISPPKKPIVFWIENAVPFEYRNAIREGILMWNKAFEKAGFQNAIEVRQMPDDADWQPADVRYNTIRWFNSLDAGFARGPTRVNPLTGEILDADIIVDANMVRSIQQVYRTYVESRVNHKGFGNKNVTPASECIYEDLPKTVASEKLTSRSDFDHCYGIESSDQASMGALTLSLLQNVAPNTEAMQDYVHQYLRSLIAHEVGHTLGLRHNFHGSTMLAPEELNNTEITHTKGLAGSVMDYLPVNIAPQGVQQGDYFPQVIGPYDEWAIEYGYKRSPQVLLEAIIPETEKSFLEQIALVSPQPELSYATDEDIWDINPLANVWDMSSDVLVYSQWQMDNARVMWQRLDKGYLSKGESYSNLRVLFNRVLQYYFRNATLLSKYIGGQSFRRLHASDDTSWAFVPVSLPKQRQALTKLQEYVFAEDAFSFSPQLLNQLAPSRWQHWGSFVPNNRLDYPIHERILNFQSAVLRSLLDSERLNRLQDIELKTLPGEALSIPELFDTLQKDIWTEILTQGEPKPISSIRRALQREHLNILLEMVLRTTEAPEDGRTLAWYELRQLQKAIEERLFQFRENLDIYTLAHLELSGDRITKALNAQLLSK
- a CDS encoding HAMP domain-containing protein; translated protein: MAASIDDYLEIYQQACTAYAQQNYEVAANLVDQVVQNVPDDPNCHLLRGHIYYVLQQYDVAKAEYQKVLQLTDNQEIIDLANNSLESVIQYQQSLEGQFAAVDNSSQKPATFTEISDHLDSGELGLEDLGTFGDLDSSSFDLNSFDDQQQAVDIEDLSSSSPFEISTDSSSFSSSFNKTLDYSESLSDDPFALNQPLDAQESNANVWEKQTELELPIFWQEENVDQPENNSNLLDNGGNNTSENSPINNSIESPFGENNSPSSNKLETDLVEENYQKPSSPRLDLKMNSLQDETLLFTKQELKNDSTQTNTIKSSSPNNLSESESGNRVQRLEEQENFSQVPSSVKEKSSLKDQQVKADLTAEPNNFDSDEGFDFEAFESAFGSEEFSTDADRNSIPNKQNSKSNIEFLDDFEEFDDLGNIPGFDLVDADSSFGDVTMLSPAMETGGKTRAKDGASDRDDELFSITGSHTGAQQPMPVFTQSDASKLEPTVSVEQGWLAPLENASLDTKPWFVAGTVGAFSALVVATVSFAATSFSPPQQRESVRNTGWAMSLAAGIAGFSTAAFMGNLTLKQIRRTTRDLQTQFDAVRQGNLNVQATVYSEDELGMLATGFNEMARVIFTTTNEAQRKADEQEEAKENLQRQVIRLLDDVEGAARGDLTVQAEVTADVLGAVADAFNLTIQNLRDIVQQVKVAAKEVTKGATNSETFARALSSDALRQAEELAVTLNSVQVMTDSIQRVAEAAREAETVARDASTIALKGGEAVENTVAGILEIRETVAETTRKVKRLAESSQEISKIVALISQIASRTNLLALNASIEAARAGEAGRGFAIVADEVRQLADKSAKSLKEIEQIVMQIQSETGSVMTAMEEGTQQVIKGTKLAEEAKRSLENIIQVANRIDILVRSITSDTVEQTETSRAVAHVMQSVELTAQETSQEAQRVSGALQNLVGVSRGLIASVERFRLETLETR
- a CDS encoding DUF4388 domain-containing protein; this translates as MQGNLSEIDIRSILQLIELGQRTGQLLVEASFHNNDKLILNEVIRPRHSPNSKQQSWFVFFLNGQIIYCQQGESNLLRIDDYLRHYRVEMRLEDKQLASLGLQSMPEYGYIWALLERNIINPKVAHSIIHHLVHQTLFDLLSLHQGNFIFLQGPALAPQLTSLEIAPLVAKITQQVQEWKQLYPHIQSPEQLPMLADIVQLNSSLPTATVSKLQQWADGKTSLRQLARYLNRDILTVAKAIYPYVQQGWLQLVYSASNNSKAHTDAMEVEEKHTLRIVCIDDTTTIGETVESILKAHGYEAIALSNPLDAISLIFRLQPDLILCDIAMPELDGYEICAMLRQSTAFRFVPIIMLTGKDGFIDRVRASMVGATDYLTKPFGDTELLMLVEKYIDAKSDLATQTRYKTC